One window of Gammaproteobacteria bacterium genomic DNA carries:
- a CDS encoding phytanoyl-CoA dioxygenase family protein, whose product MNVLKETIKETGYSSLFRISWSTEELAALRIEGAEKLQTATYSRAAQFDLHLSWPRLMNLVTDKAITARLSEVFEEDSLQLVETRLYPKLPQSGVNWHIDIDQLQYFEPSLLSDGSGDFHSITTWLALGDVPVEMGALQAVHYRHIDLHRLVETNRSQQLSAAGGKPSRRYQEICAEEAQRLRDHIKIFPMKAGEFCLFDPRNLHTGGANVTNQIRLGMVLRYCASRVKVNPKFSKKRKLQITPINCGSVESLQ is encoded by the coding sequence ATGAACGTACTGAAGGAAACGATCAAGGAGACAGGGTATTCCTCGCTATTTCGGATCAGTTGGTCGACCGAGGAGTTGGCGGCCTTGCGGATCGAAGGCGCCGAAAAGTTGCAAACGGCAACATATAGCCGAGCCGCCCAATTCGATTTACATCTATCCTGGCCGAGGTTGATGAACTTGGTGACGGATAAAGCAATTACCGCTCGGCTTAGTGAAGTCTTCGAGGAAGACTCGTTGCAACTGGTCGAGACCCGGTTGTATCCGAAACTGCCGCAATCGGGCGTCAATTGGCATATTGATATTGATCAATTGCAATATTTTGAGCCCAGCCTGCTTAGCGATGGATCGGGTGACTTTCACTCGATTACGACGTGGTTGGCGCTCGGTGATGTTCCGGTCGAGATGGGCGCGCTTCAGGCCGTGCATTATCGGCATATCGATCTACATCGTCTGGTCGAGACCAACCGCAGCCAGCAATTGTCTGCAGCCGGTGGAAAACCATCCCGCCGCTATCAGGAAATTTGCGCCGAGGAAGCACAGCGGCTGCGCGACCATATCAAAATTTTTCCGATGAAGGCGGGAGAATTTTGTCTGTTTGATCCGCGCAATCTGCACACGGGTGGCGCTAATGTCACTAATCAGATTCGGCTAGGGATGGTCCTTCGGTACTGTGCCAGCCGGGTCAAGGTTAATCCGAAATTCTCTAAAAAGAGAAAATTGCAGATTACTCCGATCAATTGCGGCAGCGTGGAATCCTTGCAATAA
- a CDS encoding amino acid adenylation domain-containing protein has protein sequence MSDLASEMQQLSAQEKRKLLAQLLQQRARVKPTHYPLSLVQEPLWFIDRMLQGRPVYHQHGGFRIVGQLDISAFERAFDEIVQRHEVMRTVLPAVDGQPVQQVLSDMRFQLPLEDLSALTPDERESQIKTLCAREAHVPIDLETGPLWRARLFRLADDEYLIYLKIHHIISDGWSINVVMQELLALYQNFSQDLPSPLAPLTLQYRDYAVWQRQRLQGARLEELLSYWRRKLAPPIAAIELPLKGPRPAMQTHRGAHRRIHLPLELIDRARTLARTERSTLFMLLLAVFKLLLSRYSSQNDIVVGAPVANRSRPEFEPLVGYFASMTVLRTDLNGEPTFRQLLQRVRETVTDAFKYQELPLETLVKELRPERDPSRHPLFQVMFVLQAGRGNLSREVPGVKFTPLKSGTGSSKFDLQLVGVRHADYFKLALGYNCDLLEKEVAERMLDHYQTALEAVIADPDLPISRVPLMGADEIQRISALGSGASLPLVENACVHRRFEQQAAATPDTLAVECAGVRLTYAELNARANGLARRLRALGVAADDRVAVLLERSPAFIVSILAVLKAGAAYVPLDTQTPSARLHEIVSQCGARVLISSVVSNRLLPVLPAAVERMVIERLDDLPADDVNLVAITHAHNLAYVIYTSGSTGKPKGVMIEHRALMNYIQAVTDAYQLCPSDRVLQFASLSFDAHIEEIFPTLCVGAAVVLRTDAMLDSFSGFSEACTAAGITVLSLPTAYWHEWVATLTAHEQRAPLPLRLLVIGGERALPERVASWIQQVGHGVCLLNTYGPTESTVIATCHEARDPTCDDRLMPVPIGRPIANVRARVLDAFMQLVPVGIIGELYLGGEGLARGYLGDPALTEQRFVQDPFQRDSQVRLYRTGDLARWRPDGELEFMGRVDMQVKLRGFRVEPEEIEAVLNEHPGVIQAAVVTCVGAVGSPRLVACVVGGTDAPSPSELREFLSEQLPKFMVPSAFVTVSELPLTVTGKIDRKLLANEVGRRAVELQTAYESPVTETERRVADIFGETLNVPRVGRRDNFFDLGGHSLLAVRLMTRIRAEFSVELPLVALFAKPTVAELAIAIDGRQSSLEPVDTGTSSEMVRIVEKLFVPDSDSPLVELAAAGNSERPMFLVHGLGGHVAIYADLARRLGERLPIYGLQAAGIDGKRAAHGDLTEMASYYLAAIRERQPRGPYRLGGWSMGGMLVLEMAQQLRTQGQSVELLAMFDTHLPKSQEPSAVLDDDAAIKWIAARFGVPAQMLLALPKRMRWRAVLQRARKTLILPPEIGEEQLENLARICQLHVQALTRYQPLPYDGEVLLFRAHNPTAKASRRARRHFDTAERWQSLFTKLTEHPVRGNHYAIMREPNIENIEHALLERLTDR, from the coding sequence GTGAGTGATCTGGCGAGTGAGATGCAGCAGTTGTCCGCGCAGGAGAAGCGCAAGTTGCTCGCGCAACTGCTGCAGCAGCGCGCGCGGGTTAAACCGACACACTATCCGTTGTCGCTGGTCCAGGAGCCGCTGTGGTTTATCGACAGAATGTTGCAGGGCCGCCCGGTCTATCACCAACATGGTGGTTTTCGCATCGTCGGCCAGTTGGATATCAGTGCGTTCGAACGTGCGTTCGATGAAATCGTCCAGCGTCACGAAGTGATGCGTACCGTCCTGCCAGCGGTAGACGGCCAACCCGTGCAACAAGTGTTGTCCGATATGCGATTTCAGTTACCGCTGGAGGATCTTTCGGCGTTGACGCCGGACGAGCGCGAGAGTCAGATCAAGACGCTATGCGCTCGTGAGGCCCACGTTCCGATCGACTTGGAAACAGGACCGCTATGGCGTGCGCGATTATTTCGCCTTGCCGACGATGAATACCTGATTTATCTCAAAATTCACCACATTATTTCCGACGGTTGGTCGATCAATGTGGTGATGCAAGAGCTGCTCGCGCTATACCAAAATTTTTCCCAGGACTTGCCGTCGCCGCTGGCGCCGCTGACCCTACAGTATCGGGACTATGCCGTTTGGCAACGACAGCGGCTGCAAGGCGCGCGTCTGGAAGAATTGTTGTCGTATTGGCGGCGCAAGCTGGCGCCGCCAATAGCGGCGATAGAGTTGCCGCTCAAGGGTCCGCGTCCGGCGATGCAGACGCATCGCGGCGCACATCGACGCATTCATCTGCCGCTCGAGTTGATCGATCGCGCGCGGACGTTGGCTCGCACGGAACGGTCGACGTTGTTCATGTTATTGCTGGCGGTATTCAAGCTACTGCTGTCACGTTATTCGTCGCAGAACGACATCGTCGTCGGTGCGCCGGTGGCCAACCGGTCGCGGCCGGAGTTCGAGCCGCTGGTGGGTTATTTCGCCAGCATGACCGTGTTGCGTACCGATCTTAATGGCGAGCCGACGTTTCGCCAGTTGTTGCAGCGCGTCCGGGAGACGGTAACGGACGCATTCAAATATCAAGAATTGCCGCTCGAGACGTTGGTCAAAGAGTTGCGGCCGGAACGCGATCCCAGTCGGCATCCGCTGTTCCAAGTCATGTTCGTGCTGCAAGCGGGGCGCGGCAACCTGTCGCGTGAAGTACCCGGGGTTAAATTCACGCCGCTTAAATCCGGCACCGGTTCGTCTAAATTCGATTTGCAACTGGTAGGGGTCAGGCACGCCGATTATTTCAAATTGGCGTTGGGCTACAACTGCGATCTTCTGGAGAAGGAGGTCGCCGAGCGTATGCTCGATCACTATCAAACCGCGCTTGAGGCGGTTATCGCCGACCCCGACCTACCGATCTCGCGTGTGCCGTTGATGGGCGCAGACGAGATCCAACGGATATCGGCGCTCGGTTCAGGAGCGTCGTTGCCACTCGTCGAAAATGCGTGTGTGCATCGCCGGTTCGAGCAACAGGCAGCGGCGACACCCGACACGTTAGCGGTGGAATGCGCCGGCGTACGATTGACCTACGCCGAACTTAATGCACGAGCCAATGGTTTGGCGCGACGCTTGCGTGCACTGGGTGTAGCGGCCGATGATCGGGTCGCCGTGTTGTTGGAACGTTCGCCGGCATTCATCGTATCCATCCTTGCCGTCCTCAAAGCGGGTGCCGCTTATGTGCCGCTCGATACGCAGACGCCGTCGGCACGTTTGCATGAGATCGTGTCGCAGTGTGGTGCACGGGTGCTTATCAGCAGCGTGGTATCGAACCGATTATTACCGGTGTTACCGGCCGCCGTGGAGCGCATGGTCATCGAGCGACTCGACGATCTGCCTGCTGACGACGTAAATCTGGTGGCGATAACGCATGCGCACAATCTGGCGTACGTCATCTACACCTCGGGTTCGACGGGTAAACCTAAGGGCGTGATGATTGAGCATCGCGCGCTGATGAACTACATCCAGGCGGTCACCGATGCGTATCAGCTGTGTCCGTCTGATCGCGTGCTGCAATTCGCCTCGCTCAGTTTCGATGCCCACATCGAGGAAATCTTCCCGACACTCTGCGTCGGTGCGGCGGTGGTGCTGCGTACCGATGCCATGCTCGATAGTTTTTCCGGATTTTCCGAGGCCTGTACCGCAGCTGGTATCACGGTATTGAGCTTGCCGACGGCTTATTGGCATGAATGGGTAGCGACATTGACGGCGCACGAGCAGAGGGCACCGCTGCCGTTGCGGCTATTGGTGATCGGCGGCGAACGGGCATTGCCGGAACGGGTCGCGTCGTGGATCCAGCAGGTTGGTCATGGTGTGTGCCTGCTCAATACCTACGGGCCGACCGAGTCGACCGTAATTGCGACGTGTCACGAGGCGCGGGATCCGACATGCGACGACCGGCTGATGCCGGTACCTATCGGTCGACCCATTGCTAACGTACGAGCACGGGTGCTGGACGCGTTCATGCAGTTGGTGCCGGTTGGCATCATTGGTGAGCTCTATCTGGGCGGCGAAGGCTTGGCGCGCGGTTACCTGGGAGATCCGGCGCTGACAGAGCAACGTTTTGTGCAGGATCCTTTCCAGAGGGATTCCCAGGTGCGGTTATACCGTACCGGTGACTTGGCGCGCTGGCGCCCGGATGGTGAGCTTGAGTTCATGGGCCGGGTCGACATGCAGGTGAAGTTGCGCGGATTCCGCGTCGAGCCAGAAGAGATCGAGGCAGTACTGAACGAACATCCCGGTGTCATCCAGGCGGCGGTGGTGACGTGCGTGGGCGCCGTTGGTTCACCGCGGTTGGTCGCTTGTGTTGTCGGCGGCACTGATGCGCCGTCGCCGTCCGAGCTCAGGGAATTTCTGAGTGAGCAGCTGCCGAAATTTATGGTTCCGTCGGCGTTCGTCACGGTATCTGAGTTACCGCTGACGGTGACGGGAAAGATCGATCGTAAGCTGTTAGCCAACGAGGTCGGGCGGCGAGCGGTCGAGCTGCAAACCGCGTACGAATCGCCGGTCACGGAGACGGAACGGCGCGTGGCCGATATTTTTGGCGAGACGCTGAACGTTCCAAGGGTCGGTCGGCGCGATAATTTTTTCGATCTCGGCGGTCACTCGTTGCTGGCCGTGCGCTTAATGACACGGATTCGTGCGGAATTCTCGGTCGAATTGCCATTGGTAGCATTGTTTGCAAAACCGACGGTAGCGGAACTGGCGATAGCGATCGATGGCCGCCAATCGTCGCTCGAACCGGTCGACACCGGAACGTCGTCGGAGATGGTCCGTATCGTCGAGAAACTATTCGTCCCCGATTCGGACTCACCACTCGTCGAGTTGGCAGCCGCCGGTAACAGCGAGCGCCCGATGTTTCTGGTGCATGGATTGGGTGGGCATGTGGCGATTTACGCTGATCTTGCTCGCCGCTTAGGCGAACGTTTGCCGATCTATGGCCTGCAGGCGGCCGGTATTGACGGCAAGCGGGCCGCGCACGGTGATTTAACGGAGATGGCCTCTTACTATCTGGCGGCAATCCGCGAACGGCAGCCCCGAGGTCCATACCGCCTTGGTGGTTGGTCCATGGGTGGGATGTTGGTGCTCGAGATGGCGCAGCAGCTGCGCACCCAAGGGCAATCTGTTGAGTTGCTTGCGATGTTCGATACGCACTTACCGAAATCGCAGGAGCCGTCGGCGGTGCTCGACGATGACGCGGCGATCAAATGGATTGCCGCCCGCTTCGGTGTGCCGGCGCAGATGTTGTTGGCGTTGCCGAAGCGGATGCGCTGGCGGGCGGTGCTGCAACGTGCGCGCAAGACATTGATTTTACCGCCGGAAATCGGTGAGGAGCAGTTGGAGAATCTCGCGCGAATTTGTCAGCTGCATGTCCAGGCGCTTACCCGTTACCAGCCGCTGCCTTATGACGGTGAGGTGTTGCTGTTTCGTGCCCATAATCCGACCGCGAAGGCGTCAAGGCGCGCGCGCCGCCACTTTGATACGGCCGAGCGTTGGCAGTCACTTTTTACAAAGCTGACAGAACATCCGGTTCGCGGCAACCACTATGCCATCATGCGTGAGCCTAACATCGAAAATATTGAACACGCGTTGCTCGAGCGGCTGACCGATCGGTAA
- a CDS encoding cyclic peptide export ABC transporter, which produces MGLILFLLKASRRVVLLATLIGVISGVASVALIGLIHRVLREPDSAASINMWLFIGLCVVILISRIISQSLLTRLSQHSVSELIKHLCERIMDAPLRQIEQLGAGRLYATLTTDVIAVAHALNALPTVFVSVIIMLSGILYLGWLSPIAFVPTLVFLCIGVLSYRMVSRRAHVYLQRGREYLDQLMHHIDTLISGVKELKVHAGRRRAFMVELLAPADAKVREQQIAGFSIQNTAATLGRLLFFVAIGLLIFARPASFPLSHATLVAYVLVILYLTAPLERIMAWLPLMSRARVALRKIGELRLTLEHGEGLNAAALVPQWQRLELRGVCYSYGGKSDAHPFELGPIDLMLSPGELVFIVGGNGSGKTTLAKLLAGLYLPDSGQLLLDGVPVNDENRAVFRQLFSLVFADTPVFDGLIGLNRDRVEQHAQRYLETLEIDDKVRIREGMFSTVDLSRGQRKRLALLTAYLEDRPIYVLDEWAADQDPVFRRVFYQMLLPELKAQGKTAIVISHDDRYFDIADRIVTLDEGRIRDNVTTGRDSPTISKLTAEETLS; this is translated from the coding sequence ATGGGGCTCATATTGTTTCTGCTTAAGGCGTCACGCCGCGTCGTGCTATTGGCGACGCTTATCGGCGTCATTAGTGGTGTAGCCAGCGTGGCGTTGATAGGACTGATTCATCGCGTGTTACGCGAGCCGGATTCGGCAGCGTCTATCAATATGTGGCTGTTTATCGGTCTTTGCGTCGTCATTTTAATATCGCGCATTATTTCGCAGTCGTTGTTGACACGGTTATCGCAGCATTCGGTGTCGGAGCTGATCAAACACCTGTGTGAGCGAATCATGGACGCGCCGCTGCGGCAAATCGAACAACTCGGCGCCGGCCGACTCTATGCCACGCTGACGACCGATGTCATCGCGGTCGCCCATGCGTTGAACGCGTTGCCGACGGTATTCGTCAGTGTCATCATCATGCTCTCTGGCATTTTATATCTCGGCTGGTTATCACCGATAGCGTTCGTGCCGACGCTGGTGTTCTTGTGCATCGGCGTGCTGAGTTACCGAATGGTCTCGCGCCGTGCACACGTCTATCTGCAACGAGGTCGCGAATATCTCGACCAATTGATGCATCACATCGACACCTTAATCAGCGGCGTCAAGGAATTAAAGGTGCATGCCGGTCGCCGGCGGGCGTTTATGGTCGAGCTGTTGGCGCCGGCTGATGCCAAGGTGCGCGAACAACAGATCGCCGGATTCTCGATTCAAAACACGGCGGCGACGCTCGGGCGATTGCTGTTCTTCGTCGCCATCGGTTTGTTGATATTCGCGCGGCCGGCGTCGTTTCCGTTGAGTCATGCGACGCTGGTCGCGTATGTGCTGGTGATCCTTTACCTGACAGCGCCGCTGGAACGCATCATGGCGTGGTTGCCGCTAATGTCACGTGCCCGCGTCGCTTTACGCAAGATCGGTGAATTGCGTTTGACGTTGGAACACGGCGAGGGACTTAATGCGGCAGCATTGGTGCCGCAATGGCAACGGTTGGAGCTGCGGGGTGTGTGCTACAGCTACGGCGGAAAGTCGGACGCCCATCCATTTGAATTAGGACCGATTGATCTCATGCTGTCGCCGGGCGAGTTGGTTTTTATCGTCGGTGGCAACGGCAGCGGCAAGACCACCTTAGCAAAATTGCTGGCCGGTCTATATCTGCCTGACAGCGGGCAGCTGTTGCTCGATGGGGTGCCGGTCAACGACGAGAATCGCGCAGTATTTCGGCAATTGTTCAGCCTGGTATTTGCCGATACTCCGGTGTTCGACGGTCTTATCGGACTTAATCGCGATCGTGTCGAACAACATGCACAGCGCTATCTGGAAACGCTGGAGATCGACGACAAGGTGCGTATTCGCGAGGGGATGTTCTCGACGGTTGATCTCTCCCGCGGACAACGAAAACGCTTGGCCTTGCTGACTGCCTATTTAGAAGATCGCCCCATTTACGTTCTGGACGAATGGGCAGCAGATCAAGACCCCGTGTTCCGACGCGTGTTCTATCAGATGTTACTGCCGGAGCTCAAAGCCCAAGGTAAGACTGCCATCGTGATTAGTCACGATGACCGGTACTTCGATATTGCCGATCGCATCGTCACTCTCGATGAGGGACGCATTCGCGACAACGTGACGACCGGGCGAGATTCGCCAACGATTTCCAAGCTAACGGCGGAAGAGACGCTGTCGTAG
- a CDS encoding sulfotransferase — protein sequence MTKLSDRFSGLTPLQRAVFALKEKTARVEALERAANEPIAIVGIACRFPGGANDPASYWKLLCDKREAISNVPGDRWDADAFYDPNPQAPGKMNTRRGGFLEQVDLFDNEFFGVSEREACSIDPQQRLLLELAWEALEDAGIPPSSVRGSDAGVFIGICGSDYGLLLSSDLRMADAFVGTGSSLSIAANRLSFAFDLHGPSMAVDTACSSSLVATHLACRSLRSGESSVALVGGVNVILSPTYGVNITKVGFSSADGCVRAFDAAAAGFVRGEGAGIVVLKTLSKARADGDSIYAVIRGSAINEDGFSNGLTAPNRQSQEAVIRAACRQAQVVPNEVQYVECHGTGTLLGDTIEAMALSNVVGVGSGRSQPCLLSAVKTNLGHMEAAAGIASLIKAALALKHRQIPPTVHYEKPNPNIPFPSLGLQVATELTPWPEAATAVAGVSAFGFGGSNAHLILAEAATPDVNDQTPAGLRQPMLCLSARSPEALKTLAQTYRHFLADAAVELTDVCYAAGAKRDHHDQRLVLIPATREQTIKQLNAYIDDQSADGLHQGVKPYGRRPRTVFVFADDASAWSAFAPRFTAEVNVFGGRLREWDQRLQALTAFSPMAAIMAGATAKLALGHENKLLFALQAALADTLRDIGVAVDTVVGFGKGDLAAAYVARALEPEHAISIAAFRDESSTPTDATRDHMSKIRSASAALPFICASRGEVRNGRVLDVSYWQQGSLGALPDIAAVLKVLRDGLPDCLLEIGPASLARQLQPQFAALNPHGRVVALGADGSAVSFAETIAHLYVSGHALQWSRLQSAPQRRVSLPTYPWQRRRFWIKTALPQPPVENSTVADAVPTPTAAEIVPSAAPATVDGIRPRPNLSVPYEPPRTELEHLVVGRLQDILKIDRIGLCDNFFELGGESLQAATLINQIQKQLEETIHILAIFEAQTVAELSEYLRRHYPAAVKRLCPSEVVGETEFVDPDWPTSITDEEVSKARALVESYIVREEGKISPKRKKNPRAIFILSPPRCGTTLLRVMLAGNSKLFAPPELELLPFDDLGQRREAYAGMAGLWLEGTTRALMEALDCSNEEASTAMRKYETERMSTADLYRLMQEPIGDRILVDKTPSYASQIQILRRAEMIFDKPLYVHLLRHPCGMIRSFLDYKMDQTYRVRYSVKQKFPYSARQIAELVWTISHQNVLDFLSSIPASRHTRLSFEDLVRQPERSMQALSEFCEIPYDEAMADPYRDMHKRMVDATVSEGRMQGDQNFLVKHKKIDPSVADRWARVMTSEFLGAPTRELARELGYPDVDGSLAPNVPMPSLVTETELQAVDGVPDLLQQMNALSDTEVDSLLEKMLVEYQR from the coding sequence ATGACGAAGCTTTCGGATCGCTTCAGTGGGTTAACCCCGTTGCAGCGCGCAGTGTTCGCGTTGAAGGAAAAAACCGCGCGCGTGGAGGCGCTGGAACGCGCCGCCAACGAGCCGATCGCCATCGTCGGTATCGCTTGCCGTTTTCCCGGCGGCGCCAATGATCCGGCATCGTATTGGAAGTTGCTGTGCGACAAACGCGAGGCCATCAGTAACGTGCCGGGCGATCGTTGGGATGCCGATGCCTTTTACGATCCCAATCCGCAGGCCCCTGGCAAGATGAACACACGCCGCGGTGGCTTTCTCGAGCAGGTCGATCTGTTCGACAACGAGTTCTTCGGAGTTTCCGAACGCGAGGCTTGCAGCATCGATCCGCAACAGCGGTTGTTGCTGGAGCTCGCCTGGGAAGCGTTGGAAGACGCTGGCATTCCGCCGAGCTCGGTACGCGGTTCGGACGCCGGTGTGTTTATCGGTATCTGCGGTAGCGACTATGGCCTGCTGTTGTCGAGCGATCTGCGGATGGCCGATGCCTTTGTCGGTACCGGCAGCTCGCTCAGCATCGCCGCCAACCGTCTGTCGTTCGCTTTCGATCTGCATGGTCCGAGCATGGCGGTCGACACCGCTTGCTCATCGTCACTGGTCGCGACCCATCTCGCCTGCCGCAGTTTGCGCAGCGGTGAGTCGAGCGTTGCGCTGGTGGGCGGCGTCAATGTGATTTTGTCGCCGACCTACGGCGTTAATATTACCAAGGTCGGCTTCTCGTCGGCGGACGGTTGCGTGCGGGCGTTTGATGCTGCGGCCGCCGGCTTCGTGCGTGGCGAGGGCGCCGGCATCGTCGTGCTCAAAACATTGTCGAAGGCGCGCGCCGACGGCGATTCGATCTACGCCGTGATTCGCGGCAGTGCCATCAACGAAGACGGTTTCAGCAACGGTTTGACCGCGCCCAACCGGCAGTCGCAAGAGGCGGTAATACGCGCCGCTTGCCGGCAGGCGCAGGTGGTGCCGAATGAAGTGCAATACGTCGAGTGTCACGGTACCGGTACACTGCTGGGCGACACGATCGAGGCGATGGCATTGTCGAATGTCGTCGGCGTCGGCAGCGGTCGCAGTCAGCCGTGTCTGCTCAGCGCCGTCAAGACCAATCTCGGACACATGGAAGCCGCGGCCGGCATCGCCAGCTTGATCAAAGCAGCGCTGGCATTAAAGCATCGGCAGATACCACCGACGGTACACTACGAGAAGCCGAATCCGAATATTCCGTTCCCGAGTCTCGGCTTGCAGGTCGCAACCGAGCTTACGCCGTGGCCAGAGGCGGCGACGGCGGTCGCCGGCGTCAGTGCCTTCGGCTTCGGCGGTAGCAATGCGCATTTGATCTTGGCGGAAGCGGCGACGCCCGATGTCAATGATCAAACGCCGGCAGGTTTGCGCCAACCGATGTTGTGCTTGTCGGCGCGTAGCCCTGAGGCGCTAAAGACACTGGCGCAGACTTATCGCCATTTTCTGGCCGATGCTGCGGTCGAGCTCACCGACGTTTGTTATGCCGCTGGTGCAAAGCGCGATCATCACGATCAGCGGTTAGTCCTCATTCCTGCCACACGCGAGCAGACGATCAAGCAGCTCAACGCCTATATCGACGATCAATCGGCCGATGGGTTGCATCAGGGCGTCAAGCCCTATGGTCGGCGCCCACGCACAGTATTCGTTTTCGCCGATGATGCATCGGCATGGTCGGCATTCGCGCCGCGCTTTACCGCCGAGGTCAATGTGTTCGGCGGACGTCTGCGCGAGTGGGACCAACGATTGCAGGCATTGACAGCGTTTTCGCCGATGGCGGCGATTATGGCGGGTGCTACCGCCAAGCTCGCGCTCGGGCATGAAAATAAATTGTTGTTCGCGCTGCAAGCGGCGCTTGCCGACACCCTGCGCGATATCGGCGTGGCCGTTGACACCGTCGTTGGTTTCGGTAAGGGCGACTTGGCCGCGGCTTATGTCGCACGGGCGTTAGAACCGGAACATGCCATTTCAATTGCCGCGTTTCGCGATGAGTCGAGCACGCCGACGGACGCCACCCGCGATCACATGAGTAAGATTCGTAGTGCCAGTGCTGCCTTGCCGTTCATCTGTGCCAGTCGCGGCGAGGTGCGCAATGGTAGGGTGTTGGATGTGTCGTACTGGCAGCAAGGATCGTTGGGTGCATTGCCGGACATCGCCGCGGTATTGAAGGTATTGCGCGATGGTTTGCCAGACTGCCTGTTGGAGATCGGTCCGGCGTCGCTCGCCCGCCAGTTGCAACCGCAGTTTGCAGCACTCAACCCGCATGGTCGGGTCGTTGCCCTCGGTGCCGACGGCTCGGCAGTGTCGTTCGCGGAGACGATCGCCCACTTATATGTATCCGGACATGCGCTGCAGTGGTCGCGGTTGCAGTCGGCGCCGCAACGGCGCGTATCGTTGCCGACCTATCCATGGCAGCGGCGGCGTTTCTGGATCAAGACCGCGCTGCCGCAACCACCGGTCGAGAATAGCACGGTAGCCGATGCCGTACCGACGCCGACAGCGGCCGAGATTGTGCCGTCGGCGGCGCCAGCCACAGTGGATGGCATACGCCCGCGGCCGAATTTGAGCGTGCCGTACGAGCCGCCGCGTACCGAACTTGAACATCTCGTTGTCGGTCGGTTGCAGGACATTCTGAAGATCGACCGCATCGGCCTGTGTGACAACTTCTTTGAACTCGGCGGCGAGTCGCTGCAAGCGGCGACGCTGATCAATCAAATTCAGAAGCAGCTCGAAGAGACCATTCACATCCTCGCCATCTTTGAGGCGCAGACGGTCGCGGAATTGAGTGAGTACTTACGGCGACACTACCCGGCTGCGGTCAAGCGGTTGTGTCCGAGCGAGGTCGTCGGTGAAACCGAGTTCGTCGATCCCGATTGGCCGACGAGCATCACTGATGAGGAAGTGTCGAAGGCGCGGGCGTTGGTGGAGAGCTACATCGTGCGCGAAGAGGGCAAGATCTCGCCCAAGCGCAAGAAGAATCCACGAGCGATCTTCATTTTGTCGCCGCCGCGTTGTGGCACGACGTTACTGCGGGTCATGTTGGCGGGCAACTCGAAATTATTCGCACCGCCGGAACTGGAGTTGTTGCCGTTCGATGATCTGGGTCAACGGCGCGAGGCCTATGCCGGGATGGCTGGCCTCTGGCTGGAAGGCACGACGCGGGCGTTGATGGAAGCGCTTGATTGCTCCAATGAGGAGGCGAGTACGGCGATGCGGAAATATGAGACCGAGCGCATGTCGACCGCTGATCTATATCGATTGATGCAGGAGCCGATTGGCGATCGCATCTTGGTGGATAAGACGCCGAGCTATGCATCGCAAATCCAGATTCTGCGGCGCGCCGAAATGATTTTCGATAAGCCGTTGTACGTACATCTGCTGCGCCACCCGTGCGGCATGATCCGGTCGTTCCTGGATTACAAGATGGATCAGACCTATCGCGTGCGTTACAGCGTCAAGCAGAAATTTCCGTATTCGGCGCGGCAGATCGCCGAGCTGGTCTGGACCATTAGTCACCAGAACGTGCTGGATTTCCTATCGTCGATTCCGGCATCGCGGCACACACGCCTGTCGTTCGAGGATCTGGTGCGGCAGCCAGAACGGAGCATGCAGGCGCTGTCGGAGTTTTGCGAGATCCCCTACGACGAGGCGATGGCCGATCCGTACCGCGACATGCACAAGCGCATGGTCGATGCCACCGTCAGTGAGGGTCGCATGCAGGGCGATCAGAATTTTCTGGTTAAGCATAAGAAGATCGATCCAAGCGTTGCCGATCGCTGGGCGCGGGTGATGACGAGCGAATTTCTCGGTGCGCCCACCCGCGAACTGGCGCGTGAACTCGGTTATCCCGATGTCGACGGTTCACTGGCGCCGAATGTGCCGATGCCGTCGCTGGTTACCGAGACCGAGCTGCAGGCGGTCGACGGTGTACCGGACCTGTTACAGCAAATGAACGCGTTGTCGGACACCGAGGTCGATTCGTTGCTGGAGAAGATGTTAGTGGAGTACCAGCGGTGA